The DNA region ATGTGGGTATGCATATTTAGCAGCCATAATAGATTGGCATAGCAAGAAAATACTAGCTTGGAAGATTTCTAATACTATGGATACACATCTAACAACTAGTGTGTTAAAAGAAGCGTTATTTAAATATGGTAAACCTGATATCTTTAACTCTGATCAAGGAACTCAATATACAGCAAAAGAGCATATTAAAATATTATCTGATAATAAAATAAATAAATCTATGGATGCTAAAGGAAGATCTATAGATAATATTGCAATTGAGAGATTTTGGAGAACACTGAAATATGAAAATGTTTATCCGGCATCATATATAACTATGAAAGAGGCTAAAGTAGGTATCAAAAAATATATTGATATTTACAACAATGAAAGACTACATTCTAGTATTGGATATATGACTCCTGATGAAGTATATTCTGGTATTTTAGATGCTGCATAAAAGCAAGGAATAAAAATATTTTATAAAGTGGTATTGAATAACAGGGACAGTTTATTTTGGGGAATATCCAAATAAACAGTTTACCTACAACCTTCTAGGCAAAGCTTCGCTTTTAAACTACCAGGAGTATAGTACACGCCAGCATGAATTACACCACTATTATGACCACTTTGATGTTTTGCAAGACTATTTTCTTTTTCTAGAATACAAACCTTTAATGAAGGGTATTTTTTTAATAGTTGCCAAGCTGTAGATAATCCAATAATGCCTGCACCAATAATTACTACATTGTAGTTACTCTTCATATTTAACCTTTTATTATAAAATTTAAGACTAGGCATATTGCCATTAAATATATCATTTATTTATGAGGTGATGAATAAAGTTTTATAGCTAAATAGTTGATAGATTTTTAGGATTAGTAATATTAGGCATTAATCTAGCTACTAACATTAATGCTACTAGAACGATACTTACGATTCCAGCTACCCAAGCTAGTCCTATCCCATAGTTACCATTATAATGAGCAGCTATTACTGCTTGAAGAGGAGCATTAATAGAAGCAACAACATTTCCTAGCTGGTAAGCAAATCCTGGTAAAGTTGTTTGAGCTTGTTTAGGAGTTAGCTCATTTAAGTATGTGGGAACAATTCCCCAAGCGCCTTGAACAAAGAACTGCATTAAGACCGCTCCTAAACCAAACCAAATAGAGGCTCCGGCAAATGCCCAAAGAGGTATCACTGGTAATGCTAGTAAAGCAGCTATTAAAATAGCATTTCTTCTGCCTATTTTCTGAGAGAATATACCAAAGAATATACCACCAATAATTGATGAAATATTATAGCATACGGCGATTATACTAACTGTTGTACTATCTAGGTGATGTTGAATGGTTAGAAATGTAGGGTATAAATCTTGTGTTCCATGAGAGAAGAAGTTAAATACAGCCATCATTACTACTATAAAGATGCAGACTTTCCAATTATTCTTAATTGAATGGATAATATCAATAGCAACACTTTTATTCTGTCTTTGTTGTTTTTGTTTAAGCCATACGTCTGAAACAGGTACTTTAAAATATAAGTATGGTAACAAAAATATAAGAGGAATAAGACCTGCTAAAATAAACATACCTTGCCAATCAAAAAAGTTAATAAAGATACCATACACTATAGAAGCTAATAGATAACCAAAAGGATATCCTGCTTGGAATAGTCCAGATATGGCTCCTCTAGCATTTACAGGAGATTGCTCAAATGCTAGTGTTGATGCTACACCCCATACTCCACCCATAGCAATACCATATACGAGTCTAGTAACCATAAAGAATGAAATAGTAGGGGAGAAGGCAGAGATAATTTGTATTATCGAGTAGCTAGCAACGTTAATTAATAGAGTTCTTTTACGACCATATTTTTCTGCAAGTATACCAAATATAAAAGCTCCTATTGGTCTACATATTAGTGTTAGCATTACTGTAAAAGATATTATTGTAATACTAGTGTTAAAGTAGGTTGAGATACGATGAAATAGAAAAACTAATATAAAAAAGTCAAAGGCATCTAAAGTCCAGCTAATAAAACTTGCAGCAACAGTATGCTTTTGATGAGGTTTCCATGATTGCATAACTTTCCTTTTCTCTTACTTTTGCAAATAAAATGTATTCATAAGATTTGCATAAAGGTTGCTGTATTACAATAGTCGATGATAATTATTAAATAAAAAATATTTAATTAAAATTAAGCTAGTTCTTAATGTGATTATATTATTTAGATATACAATAATAGTTTACAACCTTAATACTTTACCGTAGAATTATGCGAAGTTACACTTTATAAAACTACCTATTTAAAGGATTAAAATGCAAATAAGAAAGGCGGCCCCAAAAGATTTTAAAGATATGTTAATTATATGGGAAGAGTGTATATCTAAAACTTGTCAATTTCTGACAACTAGTGAAATAAATAAAGAGGTTGATGTTCTCGAAGAAAAGTACTTTAGAAACCCTAATGTTAAATCTTTTGTGCAGGTTATAGATGATGAGGTTGTTGGGTTTTCATCTATTCGTGATAAAGAACTTCTTTTTTCTCCAATATATCCAAGCTTTTTTGGTAAAGGTATTGGTGAAACTACAGTTAAATACTTGTTTGAAAAATATGCTGTTGATACAGCTTATGTATATTCAAACGATATGCATTCTTTAGCATTTTACACAAATTTAGGTTTTGCTATCGAAGATAAAATAGAAGATATTTTCTTTGATAATGCTTATCAATTAAATAAATTAAAACTAACTGTTTCTCCTAAAGAAGCTGCTGAAAAAATAGCTGCTAAAAAGAGGAAGTCTTTTTAATCAGACAATAGTAAAACCCATCTCCTTTTTGGATACCAGGTAATATTTGGTAGCCATATTCGCTTTTGTAGCCTTCAAGTATATCTATATCAATGATACTTGCACTATTATTTTGCACTAAGAATTTTTTTATTTGATTCTGGTTTTCTTGCTTTAAAAATGAACATGTTATATAAAGTAAGTAACCATTGTTTTCTAAGTTATTGTCCCAGATATTTTGTAAAATCTGAGCTTGTAGATTTGTAATATTATTTACATCATCTAATCGGCGTAATACTTTAATATCAGGATTTCTTTTAATAGTGCCTAGAGCTGAGCAGGGCGCATCAAGTATTATTTTATTAAATTTCCCAGCAAATTTTTTTGTCAAGTCTTGCTTAATAACTTTTACACTATTTTTATGAGATATTCTATTTAAATTTTCTCTAAGAAGTTTTAGTCGCTTATCTAAAATATCTATAGCTGTAATATTTGCATTAGGAGCTAATTCCAAAATATGTGAAGTTTTTCCTCCAGGAGCAGCACAGGTATCTAGAATTTTATCTTCATTTTGAGGGTCAATTATCCAACCTGCATATTGAGCAGATATATCCTGTATAGTAAAGTAACCTTTTTGAAAAAATGAGTTGTTCTCTATAGATATTGGTTTTTTAAGCTTGAAGGAATTTTTAACTTCATTTTGAACTTCATAGTGAATACTGTTCTCATCAAAATAGTTTAAAGCTTTAGCAGAATTCTTTGAATTATTAAGACGAATAAACATGTCTGCTTTTGAGTTGCTAGCTTGTATAATATCTAAGTAGTTATTAGGATACTGTTGTTTTAACATATTAATAAGCCAATCAGGCATATCAAATTTTTTATAATTATTATATTCTTTGCTTAAGTTTTCAATGTTTCTAAGAATTTTTCTAAGAACACCGTTAACTAGTTTTTTTGCCCAAACAATTTTCAGTTTTTGGCATGCTGAAACTGTTTCATTAATACTTGCATAGTGAGGTTGATTAATCTCAAAAAGCTGTAAAATACCCAACATTATCAAGATTTTAGCTTTTTGCTTAGTTTTCTTTGATATATATAGGCTAAGAACTTTTTCTAAAGAAAAATAGTTTCTAAAAAACTCATAGCATAAAAGTTTAACAAAAGATTTATCTTGATCAGATATATCTAAGCTTGATAACTTATGCTCAATAGTTAAGAGGGAGTACTTCTTATCTAAAATATCTAAAATAACTTTAGCCGCTATAGCTCGAGTATTCATTATTGTTTAATATGTTTGGCTAATAATTTAATAAGTTTTGGTTGAATTTTTTTATTACCGGCGATTATTAAACCTGAGCTGAGATTATTTGTACCATGAATATCTGTGACAATTGCACCTGCTTCTTTCATAATAATATATCCAGCAGCTAAATCCCAAATTTTTACATTACCACAAGCCCATAAACCATCAATATACCCAGCAGCTAAGTATGCCATATCCATAGCAATACTCCCGGAGTATCTATATCCTGATATTACTTGTTGTAATTTTATGATCTCAGCAACATAGCTATCGTTGAGTATTTTGCGAGAATATTTAAGTGACGCTGATATAAGCGTATCAGTTAAGTCTCTGCTTTGTGCTACGCGAATTTTCTTATCATTTAAAAGAGCTCCTTGACCTTTATAAGCACAGAACATTAAGTCTAAAAAAGGGTTATAAATGACTCCAAGAACAATATCATTATCTTTCTTTAAACCTATAGATATACAACAATGTGGTAATCCGTGGACAAAATTATTAGTACCATCAATTGGATCTATAATCCAAGTAAAGCGGCTATCCTTATTACCAAATTCACCATTTTCTTCAGTTATAAAATAATCATTAAAACCAGCTTTTTTAATGTTATCAATAATAAAATTTTCTACTGCAAGATCAATATTTGATACAATAGAGTTATCAATTTTTTTTGAAATTTTTATGGTATCAGGATCATTTTGAGCTTGAAGAATGATTTTTCCAGCTTTTCTTGCTATAGTCGTTACAACGTTAAGAATGGGTTTCATAGTAGATGTTTTTATAAGATAATTATTTTTTATATGATACATTATTTAATAATAAAAGAGGATAGCTTTAGTTAAATAATGCTAGTTATGCCATAAGTGATAGCTATACCGCCAAAGAATAGCCATGCAAATAGTATTAGAGCTAACACTAGAGGTTTTATTCCAGCCTGGATAAATTTACTAATCCTAAAGTTGTCATCGCCATAGCTAAAAAAAATTGATCAATGAGTCTAATACTATTTACAGTGGCTACAGGTAAAAGATCTAAAGAATTAAATCCAGCAACGATAATAAACCCTATAGCAAACCATGGAATTATTTTTTTGATAGATCCTCTTTCTGGCTTAGTTCCAAGTTTCCCAGTAGCTTTAGCTGCAGATTTTGCTAACCATATTCCTATAACAATTAGCATTGGAGCTAGCATCATTACACGTATCATTTTAACTGTCACGGCAACTTCCTCAGCATGAGCGCTAACTCCACTGCCAGCAGCTACAACTTGGGCTACTTCATGTATAGAGCCTCCAGCAAATATACCATATTGGGCGTCGCTCATATGACCTAAAATGCCAGCTTTCATAAGAATTGGGTACAGAAACATTGCCGC from Francisella halioticida includes:
- a CDS encoding MFS transporter → MQSWKPHQKHTVAASFISWTLDAFDFFILVFLFHRISTYFNTSITIISFTVMLTLICRPIGAFIFGILAEKYGRKRTLLINVASYSIIQIISAFSPTISFFMVTRLVYGIAMGGVWGVASTLAFEQSPVNARGAISGLFQAGYPFGYLLASIVYGIFINFFDWQGMFILAGLIPLIFLLPYLYFKVPVSDVWLKQKQQRQNKSVAIDIIHSIKNNWKVCIFIVVMMAVFNFFSHGTQDLYPTFLTIQHHLDSTTVSIIAVCYNISSIIGGIFFGIFSQKIGRRNAILIAALLALPVIPLWAFAGASIWFGLGAVLMQFFVQGAWGIVPTYLNELTPKQAQTTLPGFAYQLGNVVASINAPLQAVIAAHYNGNYGIGLAWVAGIVSIVLVALMLVARLMPNITNPKNLSTI
- a CDS encoding GNAT family N-acetyltransferase — protein: MQIRKAAPKDFKDMLIIWEECISKTCQFLTTSEINKEVDVLEEKYFRNPNVKSFVQVIDDEVVGFSSIRDKELLFSPIYPSFFGKGIGETTVKYLFEKYAVDTAYVYSNDMHSLAFYTNLGFAIEDKIEDIFFDNAYQLNKLKLTVSPKEAAEKIAAKKRKSF
- the rsmB gene encoding 16S rRNA (cytosine(967)-C(5))-methyltransferase RsmB codes for the protein MNTRAIAAKVILDILDKKYSLLTIEHKLSSLDISDQDKSFVKLLCYEFFRNYFSLEKVLSLYISKKTKQKAKILIMLGILQLFEINQPHYASINETVSACQKLKIVWAKKLVNGVLRKILRNIENLSKEYNNYKKFDMPDWLINMLKQQYPNNYLDIIQASNSKADMFIRLNNSKNSAKALNYFDENSIHYEVQNEVKNSFKLKKPISIENNSFFQKGYFTIQDISAQYAGWIIDPQNEDKILDTCAAPGGKTSHILELAPNANITAIDILDKRLKLLRENLNRISHKNSVKVIKQDLTKKFAGKFNKIILDAPCSALGTIKRNPDIKVLRRLDDVNNITNLQAQILQNIWDNNLENNGYLLYITCSFLKQENQNQIKKFLVQNNSASIIDIDILEGYKSEYGYQILPGIQKGDGFYYCLIKKTSSF
- a CDS encoding inositol monophosphatase family protein; translated protein: MKPILNVVTTIARKAGKIILQAQNDPDTIKISKKIDNSIVSNIDLAVENFIIDNIKKAGFNDYFITEENGEFGNKDSRFTWIIDPIDGTNNFVHGLPHCCISIGLKKDNDIVLGVIYNPFLDLMFCAYKGQGALLNDKKIRVAQSRDLTDTLISASLKYSRKILNDSYVAEIIKLQQVISGYRYSGSIAMDMAYLAAGYIDGLWACGNVKIWDLAAGYIIMKEAGAIVTDIHGTNNLSSGLIIAGNKKIQPKLIKLLAKHIKQ
- a CDS encoding FAD-dependent oxidoreductase translates to MKSNYNVVIIGAGIIGLSTAWQLLKKYPSLKVCILEKENSLAKHQSGHNSGVIHAGVYYTPGSLKAKLCLEGCR